DNA from Alkalispirochaeta americana:
CTCCATCTCTACCGTGTCTGGGATCTGCGAACCGAACAGGCCGTTTCCGGCGAAGTTCCGTTTTTGCTGGCTCGAGCCATCGAACGGCAGGGACGGCCCGACGAAGCTCTGGAAATCCTGAGGGAGTCCCTGCAAGGGGAACATGGGAAAGATCAAGCGCAACTCCAGCGAAAGCTGGTATTGGCGCGATTGCTGATAGCCCGGGAAAACCCCCGGGAAGCAGTTCGGGTGATGGAAGAAGTTCCGGAACGACAGACCCAGGCACGGCCCCTCTACGCCTGGACCTACGCCCTCTATCGGGCGGGAGACACCTCCCGGGCCCTGACCATTCTCGATCGGAGCTCAAGCCAGCCCCTGGTGCGGGAACTGCCGGCATTGATGCGTCTGCGGGGGCGTCTGCAACTGGATCTGGGCCATCCCGCCGAGGCGGTGCGTTCCTTCCGGGAGTACCTGGGAGAGCATCCCCGGGATGGGGACGCCCGAATCGAACTAATCCGGGCTCTGGTAGGGGCCTCCCAGTTTTCTGCTGCCTCCCAGGAGCTTCAACGTATCGACACGGCCCAGGTCTCGCCGGCGCAGCAGCAGGATCTGTGGTATCTGGAGGGGCTTGCCGCGTTTCATGGCCGTCGCTACGAGCGGGCAGCGGAGCTCTTTGAGCGTGTTACCCTTGAAAGCTACGAACCGCTTCGGTCCTATCATTTTGCCTGGTCCCTTTATCGGGCGGGCCAAGTCCCCCAGGCCGAAGGGGCGATCGCCTCGGTGATAGAGGACCTTCCCCGGGAACTTTTCTTCGACGGAGGCTACCTCTACGGGTGGATTCTCTCCCAGAGAGGGCGCCACCGGGAAAGTTCTCTCCAGCTTCTGCGGCTTCTGGCAGCGAATCCCCCCCGGGAACGGGAAATTCAGGTTCGCCAGCTTCTGGCCTCGGTATATCTGGAAAAAGGCGCCTACGATGATGCCCTCAGTCATTACCAGGCCCTTCCGGGGCTTGCTACAGATCCGGTGCAACGGGCTGCTTTGTGGAGCCAGTATGGTTCCGCTCTGGCTCTGGTGGGCCAGCCCCTGGAGGCAGTTGCCGAGTTTGATCAGCTTCACGCCCGCCTGGGTGATACCCCTGCAGGGAAAGGCGCTCTTCTTGAGGCAGGCCAGGTTCTTTACACCGAGGGGACCCTCAGTGAGGCCCGGGAACGGTTCCGTCAATACCAGGCTCGGTACCCCGACGGGCCCGATCGGGACCGTGCCCTCTACTGGGCAGGGGCGATCTCTCTGGAAATGGGGGAGCCGGCTCGGGCCCTCCTGTGGTGGGAGCCCCTGGCACGGGATTACCCCCGTAGCGCCTTTACTCCCCGGGCTCTGGTGGAGACGGCGGGCATCTACGAGGAACGGGGGCAGCGACGCCAGGCTCTGGAACTCTACGACCGCTTTGTTGCTGCCCATCCCGACCACGACCGGGCTCCCGAGGCAGAGGGAAACCGTCGCAGAATCCGGCTGGAGCTTGACGGTCTGAGCGCTCGCGAGGCAGAACTCTGGGTTCTTCTGGAACCCGCCACGGGCGACCCGCCGCCTCCCGGCAGCGATGCCTGGTTCCGGGCGGTTCTCGAGCTTGGAACGATTGCGATTCGCGAGCAAATTGTTCTTACCAGCCAGCGAAACCGCATTGTAGAATATCTCCTTGAGGGAGCCCGTGTTGACACTGATGAAGGAGCTCAGGCGGCGATTCTCCTGGCGGAGTATTACCGTCGCCGGGGAGAAACCAGGGCTGCCCTGGAGCAATACCTTCGTGCGGCGGGGATCCCCGGGGTTTCCAGCGAGCGGGCAGCCCAGAGCCTCTACGAGGTGGCGGTGCTGGCGCGCGATGAAGGTGAACGGGCCGCCATGGAGGAGGCCCTGGAGAAGCTGCTCGATCGATTCAGCGGATCGGTCTGGGCGGATCGCGCCAAGAGCCTGATGGAGCAGAACCGATGAAGATGGTACGCAACACAGCCTGCTTTCTCCTGATAACAGCCCTCCTGGTAGTAACCGGTGGAGTGGGCCTGGGCCTGGAAGCGGAGGAGATAATCGATCTCAGCCCCGAGCGAACAGCCGTCGAAGTTGCTCCTGTAGAGGTTGCCCTGGGAGGGCTGCCTGCCCTGGAGACCCTGCCTCTGGTGGAGGAACTTCTGGATCCGGACTACCGTCCCGCTGACGCCCTGGCGGCGGCACTTCCCGTTCCCTCGATCCCCCGCGAAGCTGTGGGAGAGGCCGTGGCGGTTCCGGAGGAGCAGCTCTTTTTTAACGCCACCCTCGGAGCCGGTTCGATACACTCGGTTTTGGGAAGTATCAACGTCTTTCGCCTTGGTGAGGGGCCTCAGTTCCGTCTGGGCTACAACCACCGCTCAAGCGACGGCTTCAACTTCGAGGAAGTGGGGAGCGGATTTTTCCTTCAGGAAAACCTGATCGAAGCGTGGTTGCGAATAGATCGGCAGGAGAAGATCAGCCTCGAGGTGGAGATGGAGTACGGCGATCACCGCTTTGGACTTCAGCAACAGCCTGTGTATTACTCGGCCGAGACAAGGGCCATTCAGGGCCGTGCCGAAGTGCAATATCTTTGGGATCACCGGACAACCTCCTCAGTTGCTCTGGAGGTGGATGATTTCAGTCGCGTCCTGACGGCCATGGATTCCACGGGTGACTCCGAGCGAGAGCAGTTCTATCGGGTTGCTCCTGTTCTCTCAGGAACTATGGAGTTGCCGAGGCTGACCGTAGAGGCTGATCTTGACTACAGCGGGCATTTTTCCACCGGTGCCGGCCTTGATCCCGCATCGTTGGTGGGGTCATCTCTGCGGATAGAGGGAATCCCCCTGGAGGGGCTGTCCCTTACGGGCAGGGGAGCCGTGCGGTACCGCTTTGACGACAAGCCCTATTTCCCCGTCGAGGCAGGGTTTCAGTACAATCACGGAGACCGCTGGACCCTGCGGGGTGGAGGAGGCTACCGGGTGCTGGAGCAATCCTACGTCGACCTCTGGGAGGAGTACCCCGTTGTGGAAATCCCCGAAGATGCCACAGAACATCCTCCTCTGGATGAAGTTTTCTTTGCCGAGGGAGAGCTTTCCCTGAATCTTCGTCCCGGTTTCCTTCAGGCTAACGCAGGATTTGGCTGGTTTCTTCACCAGGATCGGCTCATTTCCGAGGCCTACCGGGATGACCGGGCGGTGTATCCCTTGAGAATCGATGAGTTTGAACACCTTGAGACGAAGGTTGGGCTTTCTGTCTCGCCCCGGGATTGGCTCCTGGCCGAGATGGGGTGGACGGGTCGCTGGGAAGACCGGGACACCGGCGTGGCCGAGCAAAGTTTGAACTTCTCTCTCCGGGGGGATCGGGGTGGCCTGGTTGCTGATCTGGAAATGGATATCCCTCTCGAAAAGGGAGAGATGAAGGTTCCTCTTTTGGGAGCGGGGGTTCGGTATGGCCTGGCCCGGGATGTGGAACTCCGGGTCTTTGTGTCCGACCTGCTGGCCCCCTTCGAGACAGAGGGGCGAACCCGACGGGGGATCAAGCCTTCGGGGGCAGATCCCTTTATCGAGCCGGGCTTTGAAGCTGGCGCCTCGGTTCGGGTAAGTTTTTAGTGGTCCCGGTTTTTTTCTTTGAGGACCTGTCCTCTCCGGAGCGGCCCTGCCCGCAGATGGAGATGGGTCGTATCGTGGGCACCCCGACGTGCTATCGCGAATTTTCAGCGAGGAGGCTTGAACAGTATGATTGAGTTAGTACAGCGAGGAGGCGTGATTATCGTCCTGATCATCCTTCTTTCCGTGGTTGGAGTGGCTATTATCATCGAGCGGCTCCTCTATTTCCGGAAGAACCAGGGTGACGAGAACACGATAATGAAACGCCTTGAGGCAACGCTGGCCAAGGGAAACTTTGACGAGGCCCTGGCAATTTGCGAGACCATGCCCTGTCCCATCACGAATCTCATGAAGGTCGGAATCGATCACCGGGAGTATTCACGGGAAGTGATCAAGATGGCGATCAGTGATGCCGCGAACATGGAAATCCCTCAAATGGAACGGTTTCTCTCGACTCTGGGAACGATCGCTCACATCACACCCCTTCTGGGACTTCTGGGAACGGTGACGGGAAATATCCAGGCCTTTGGAGTGCTGGGGCAGACAGGAATCGGCACGGGCGACCCGGCCATACTCGCCGGAGGAATCTCCGAGGCGCTTCTTACTACGGCGGCGGGAATCATTGTCGCGATTCCGGCTATCGCCTTTTACAATTACCTGGTAAGCCGCGTGAACCACTCCATCATTCGTCTGGAAAACCGGGTGAACGAGCTGGTGCTCTACCTCAGGAAGGAGTGATATGGTCCATTTTCAGCGACGCCTCCAGCCCAAGGTTCAGGTCGATCTGGTCCCCATGATCGATGTGGTTTTTCAGCTGGTCATCTTTTTCATGCTCTCCAGCACCCTGATCACCCGCACAGGGTTGGATCTGGATCTTCCCGGTGCGAGGAGCTCCCAGGAAACCGTGTCCAGTTCAGTGGTTCTCTCGGTGGTCTCCCGGGAAGAGATTTATCTGGGAGAGGATCGTATGACTCTGGCCGAGCTGGAAGTCCTGCTGGGAGAAAAAAAGGACGAGTTCCAGGACCGGGCGATCTCGATCGAAGCTGACGCATCTCTTCCCTACGGCACGATGATCTCTGTTCTTGACGTATTGCGTTTGAACGGCTTTCGTGGGGCCAACCTGGTGGCGGAGCAAATCCGGGAGCGTCATGGGACCGATTAGGCTCCCTTCCTCGGATCGTGCCCGCTTTGCCCTGGCGCTGGCGCTGGCGCTGGTGCTCCACGGGGTGCTCTTTTTTCTCTTTCCTTCTCTCGACGCAAGAGACATGGAGGTTCTGGAGCCCCCTTTGTATGTCACCTTCGATCCTCTTCCGGAGGTTCCGCCCCAGGAGCCTTCTCCCGACCCGGAAGAAGAGCCTCCCCCGCCTCCTCCCGAAGACCTCTCGCCGGAATCTCCCCTCCAGGAAGAAGAGGCTCCCGAAAAAAAGGATTCTCCACCGGCACCTCCGCCATCACCATCGCCACCGGTGCCTGCCGATGATCCGCCGGCACCTCCGTCTGCACCGGAACCGGCGCAGCCTGATCCGGTGCCACCACCGCCACCACCTCCTCCTCCCCCGAGAGAGCGATCCTTCGATCCGAACGCCCTCCGGGAGGCTCCAGCCCGGGAGGACGCACCCCGGGTGGAGCAGGAGATCGCGGAGTTGTACCAGTGGCAACAGGAGTTCCAGGAAACCCTGGCGGCTCATGACCAGGAGCAGCAGGAACGCCTCTCGGCAACGGAAAGCCTCCCCGAGCAGGAAAGATCTGCCCTGCGACGCTCCTTCTCCGAAGAATTGTCGCGCATGCTGGCCGAGCTGCGACAGACGGGGGAGCAGGTGGTCACCTCGGCTGATCTCGAGACCCCTGACGCTGTTTCAGATCAACCCCGGGACCGGGCTGATTCCTCGGGGATATCGATCCCCGCCCAGGATCGTTCCCGGGATACCGGTTCCGGAGGGCGGCGTCTCCGGGTTGGTGGAGGCAGTCCTGACCTGCAAGGGCTTGCACTTCCGGCGGGATTCCCGCCAGAGTACCCGGTACGGGTTATTTTCTCCGTGAACGCCCGGGGAGAGGTAATCTCGGCCCGTTTGGCGCCGCCCACACCCTCGGATGCCTTAAATCAGCGCATCCGCCGGGCGGTGCAGGAATGGCGGTTTGAGCCTTCAGAAGGGTCGCCCCCTGTGGAGGGATCGGTTACAATCATCGTGGAGACAAAGGCAAGACAGTGATCGTGACAAATAGAGTTTCAGCAGTCGCATTTGATATTGATGGCACCCTCTATCCAAACTCGGCGATGTACCGAGCCACAGCCCTTCTGGCGCTTCGCCACCTTCGCCTGTTTCGGGCCTTTGGCGAGGCAAGAAAAGAGGTTCGTCGGGAGCACCACCAGGGGCCACCACCCCGGGGAGCGTTGGCACAGCGAACGGTGGCACTCACGGCGGAACGGCTCGGTTGGACCGAAGAAAAAACCGCCGGGGCGATCGGGACAATAATCTACGATCGGTGGGAACAAACTCTCAAAAAAGTTTCTCTCTATCCCGGCGCACGGGAACTCCTGGTGTGGCTCCAGGACCAGGGGGTGCCTCTGGGGGCCATGTCGGATTTTCCTACGGAATCAAAGTTGCGCATTCTGGGTCTTGAGGGGCTATGGGATGTAGCCTTCTCTTCGGAGGAGACAGAGACACTCAAACCCCATCGGGCGCCATTTGATAAACTGGCCCATGATCTGGGGGTTCCTGCCGAGGAGATCCTCTACGTAGGAAACAGTTATGATTACGATGTGCTGGGGGCTGCGTCAGCAGGAATGCAAACCGCCCACCTCACCAGAAAACCCGTTGTTGCCGGGAAGGCTGATTTTTCCTTCTTCCGTTTTTCTGCGCTTCGGGAATGGCTGGAACACCGGGTAGGAGTCTCTGCACGATCATGATGCCGGGAGCAGAAGCTGCAGGAGACAGGGTGATAACGGGTAGCGCGAAAAGAGGGGGCGTATGGGTTTTTCCATAAGCGATATTATTATTTTGCTCGTGGTAGCAGTGGCTTTGGCGGTGTACCGCCGCCTGGACCACAACAATCGGTCTCTGGAAAAGGTCAAGCGGTTTGTCGAGCGCGTCCAGGGCGAGATGGACGAGATCGTGGCAGAAAAAGTCACCATGCTCAAAGATATCGGGATCGAGGTTGACGTCCACCAGAAGGCCGCCAAAGAGGTCCTGAAACGCATCCAGGCGATCGAGGCAGACCTGAACACGCGCTCGGGAGGACTCGAGCAGATTGGGACCCGCCTGGGCGCCTACGAAACCGCTCTGACAGAACTGATCACCATGACCGAACAGGCCGAGGAAAACCTGAAGCGGGTTCAGAACGAGAGCGAGTACATCGACAAGGTGGGGAAACGGATTAAAGTAACCCAGGCTCGAATAGAAGAGCTTGAGCGGTCCCTGCCGGGGATCGTTACGGGTTTCGAGAAGCAAAACACCCAGCGCCTTGATCAGGTGGAGAGCCGTATCCTTGCAGAGACAGAAGAGCGGGTTAACGGTCTGGAAAGCCGGGTCGAGACAGCTGCCGGGCGAGTTCAGGACTTTTCCGAGGATGCAGCCCGCATACAGGCCGAAACCGAGGGCCGCTCTCGCCAGGCCTGCGTCGAGATCCAGGAGCTTCACGATCGCCTTCTTGGCGAACTGGAGCAAAACATCTCTGAATCCACCGAAGCCTCCCGGAGGGCCTTTTCCTCGGCCCGACAGGAAATGGACGAAATCCTTGTGTCGTCGCAGGAACAGTTTGAACGGCACCGCAGTGAGGGGGAGGAGCAGCATCAGGGGATTCGGAACGCTCTGAAAGAGCTTCTGGAAGGTACTCAAGCCCGCCTGCAGGAACTGGCCGAGAAGGGCTCTGCCCTGGAAACAGAGGCTCTGGCAGCGCTGCGGGAGCATATCGAGGTTACCGGGCGGGAACGCGCCGAAGAAGCCCTTCTCACGGTCCGTCAGTATACCGCTGACGCCAGGGGGCGGCTCGAGGAAGAGGCCGATGAGAAAATCGCTGTTCTCCAGGACCGGATTGACCAGAAGGTAGAAGCCGTCCGGAATCATAGCGAAGCCGAAACTTCGGCAATGCAGGAGCAGTTTGTCCAGCTCCGGGCGAGCGCCGACGAGTGGAGCGAGAAGACCCGTCAGACAATTCAGGAGATGGATCAACAGGTAGAGAGGTTGCTGGAACGGGCTCTCCAACAGGAGCAGAGCCAGAAGGAATCTCTGGATCGTCACATTGCCGAAACGGAAGGGCGTCTCGAAACACACGGAAAGCATCTGGACGAGCGGATCAGCCAGCTTGATTCGGCAGCACAGGAACAGATGGGCGGAATCTCGGACCGCCTGACCAGGGTATCCACCGAGATAGACACTCACATCACCCAGGCGAGAGAGTCCCTGGATGAGCGGATCCAGCTTCTGGAGGCCAGCCAGGAAGGCCAATACCAGGAAATCCGTCAGCACCATGAGGAGAGCCTGACCCGGTTGGCCGAGACCTTTCAGGAACGGCAGGGCCAGATCCAGGAACTCGATGCAGCAGCCCGGGAAGAGTTCTCCCGCCTTCAGGAGCTGCTTGATCAGGGCCGCGCCGGAATCGACCGGAAGATCGAGGAGTACCGAACCGGTGCAGACCGCCGCATCGACACAACGGCGCAGGAAATGGAACAGCGGGTTCTCTCCAGTGTTGATTCCCGGCTAACCGATTACGAGCAATCCCTGGGCTACCGGTTCTCCAAGATCGAAGCGGTTAATAACGACGTGGACGAGCTGGAGCAAAACCTCCGATCCACCATGGACAGGGTGAGCGAGCG
Protein-coding regions in this window:
- a CDS encoding tetratricopeptide repeat protein — protein: MYRRLLLSLGAVMVLLAVPTVHAGGRDIFEEAERRFAAGNYSLAIERYERLLSDHPGSEFSPRAHFRIGQSHYNLFNYELALDRFQGAALRAPGGPVARQIRFWIGLTHFQLEDYAEAIRAFTRYLEDRPDDPRQIARARLYRGLSLAEQDDPARARDDITAALKDLQGREQGFAIAVLMELLTRFEQNEEILALWESYRGQLSDDDGYQEQRLRFAADAAFSAGKGDLARELYTALVSHSLDAAQWGFQRLYAIAREEGDRGEMQAIFRRAEQRLAAQPQRMSDFWFFLGSEAVAAGRYELAELHLYRVWDLRTEQAVSGEVPFLLARAIERQGRPDEALEILRESLQGEHGKDQAQLQRKLVLARLLIARENPREAVRVMEEVPERQTQARPLYAWTYALYRAGDTSRALTILDRSSSQPLVRELPALMRLRGRLQLDLGHPAEAVRSFREYLGEHPRDGDARIELIRALVGASQFSAASQELQRIDTAQVSPAQQQDLWYLEGLAAFHGRRYERAAELFERVTLESYEPLRSYHFAWSLYRAGQVPQAEGAIASVIEDLPRELFFDGGYLYGWILSQRGRHRESSLQLLRLLAANPPREREIQVRQLLASVYLEKGAYDDALSHYQALPGLATDPVQRAALWSQYGSALALVGQPLEAVAEFDQLHARLGDTPAGKGALLEAGQVLYTEGTLSEARERFRQYQARYPDGPDRDRALYWAGAISLEMGEPARALLWWEPLARDYPRSAFTPRALVETAGIYEERGQRRQALELYDRFVAAHPDHDRAPEAEGNRRRIRLELDGLSAREAELWVLLEPATGDPPPPGSDAWFRAVLELGTIAIREQIVLTSQRNRIVEYLLEGARVDTDEGAQAAILLAEYYRRRGETRAALEQYLRAAGIPGVSSERAAQSLYEVAVLARDEGERAAMEEALEKLLDRFSGSVWADRAKSLMEQNR
- a CDS encoding MotA/TolQ/ExbB proton channel family protein, with amino-acid sequence MIELVQRGGVIIVLIILLSVVGVAIIIERLLYFRKNQGDENTIMKRLEATLAKGNFDEALAICETMPCPITNLMKVGIDHREYSREVIKMAISDAANMEIPQMERFLSTLGTIAHITPLLGLLGTVTGNIQAFGVLGQTGIGTGDPAILAGGISEALLTTAAGIIVAIPAIAFYNYLVSRVNHSIIRLENRVNELVLYLRKE
- a CDS encoding ExbD/TolR family protein — protein: MVHFQRRLQPKVQVDLVPMIDVVFQLVIFFMLSSTLITRTGLDLDLPGARSSQETVSSSVVLSVVSREEIYLGEDRMTLAELEVLLGEKKDEFQDRAISIEADASLPYGTMISVLDVLRLNGFRGANLVAEQIRERHGTD
- a CDS encoding energy transducer TonB, with the translated sequence MGPIRLPSSDRARFALALALALVLHGVLFFLFPSLDARDMEVLEPPLYVTFDPLPEVPPQEPSPDPEEEPPPPPPEDLSPESPLQEEEAPEKKDSPPAPPPSPSPPVPADDPPAPPSAPEPAQPDPVPPPPPPPPPPRERSFDPNALREAPAREDAPRVEQEIAELYQWQQEFQETLAAHDQEQQERLSATESLPEQERSALRRSFSEELSRMLAELRQTGEQVVTSADLETPDAVSDQPRDRADSSGISIPAQDRSRDTGSGGRRLRVGGGSPDLQGLALPAGFPPEYPVRVIFSVNARGEVISARLAPPTPSDALNQRIRRAVQEWRFEPSEGSPPVEGSVTIIVETKARQ
- a CDS encoding HAD family hydrolase; this encodes MTNRVSAVAFDIDGTLYPNSAMYRATALLALRHLRLFRAFGEARKEVRREHHQGPPPRGALAQRTVALTAERLGWTEEKTAGAIGTIIYDRWEQTLKKVSLYPGARELLVWLQDQGVPLGAMSDFPTESKLRILGLEGLWDVAFSSEETETLKPHRAPFDKLAHDLGVPAEEILYVGNSYDYDVLGAASAGMQTAHLTRKPVVAGKADFSFFRFSALREWLEHRVGVSARS